From the Cucurbita pepo subsp. pepo cultivar mu-cu-16 chromosome LG05, ASM280686v2, whole genome shotgun sequence genome, one window contains:
- the LOC111796203 gene encoding NPL4-like protein 1 — translation MMLRIRSRDGLERVAVESPHITIAQLKAIIQSQLKIPIHNQTLSTNQNILLANAHGDRSKFMDMSNPNTLLSSLNLSHGSIVYLAYEGERTVAGPSIHPAGSFGRKMTMDDLIARQMRITRQENPHCELVSFDRDCANAFQHYVNETLAFAVKRGGFMYGTVSTEGKVEVDFIYEPPQQGTEDNLLFFRDQDEERLVEAIAVGLGMRKVGFIFTQTISRERKDYTLSNREVLQAAEFHSESGLKEWVTAVVKLEVNEDGGADVHFEAFQMSDVCIKLFKEGWFETDIQEDFDPKLSKMKKDVVVGVKDTRDVDNDFFLVVVKIFDHQGPLSTTFPIENRNVPVTMKALKNHLDRSKGLTFVKRISDFHLLLLLARVLDVSSDVPALAECVQTQTPVPEGYKILIESMASAA, via the exons ATGATGCTCAGAATTCGCAGCAGAGATGGCCTGGAGCGTGTCGCTGTAGAGAGTCCACACATTACGATCGCTCAACTCAAAGCGATTATTCAATCTCAGCTCAAAATTCCAATCCACAACCAAACCCTCTCCACTAACCAAAATATTCTGTTGGCTAATGCTCATGGCGATCGTTCGAAATTCATGGACATGTCTAATCCTAATACTCTCCTTTCCTCACTCAATCTCTCTCATGGCTCTATTGTGTACCTTGCTTATGAGGGTGAGCGTACTGTTGCTGGACCTTCCATCCATCCCGCTGGATCTTTTGGCCGTAAAATGACTATGGATGATCTAATCGCTAGGCAGATGCGGATCACCCGTCAAGAAAATCCTCACTGTGAATTGGTTTCGTTCGATAGGGATTGCGCGAATGCTTTCCAGCATTATGTTAATGAAACGCTAGCCTTCGCCGTCAAACGTGGGGGATTTATGTACGGAACGGTGTCGACGGAAGGCAAGGTCGAGGTAGATTTCATATATGAGCCGCCACAGCAAGGGACTGAGGATAATTTACTGTTCTTCCGAGATCAAGATGAGGAAAGATTGGTGGAAGCGATTGCTGTTGGTTTGGGGATGAGGAAAGTTGGGTTTATATTCACGCAGACAATTAGTCGGGAGAGGAAGGACTACACCTTATCCAACAGGGAAGTACTTCAGGCGGCTGAGTTTCACTCCGAGAGCGGGTTGAAGGAGTGGGTGACAGCAGTTGTGAAGCTGGAGGTGAACGAAGATGGGGGTGCTGATGTTCATTTTGAGGCTTTTCAAATGAGTGATGTGTGTATTAAATTGTTCAAGGAAGGTTGGTTTGAGACGGATATTCAAGAGGATTTTGATCCTAAGCTATCCAAGATGAAGAAGGACGTTGTTGTTGGTGTCAAAGACACTAGAGATGTTGACAATGATTTCTTCCTGGTGGTGGTAAAGATTTTCGACCATCAG GGTCCACTTTCTACAACCTTTCCCATCGAAAACCGAAACGTTCCAGTGACAATGAAGGCATTGAAGAATCACCTAGACCGTTCGAAAGGGCTTACATTTGTGAAGCGAATTTCGGACTTTCATTTGCTGCTTTTACTGGCCAGGGTGTTAGACGTGAGCTCTGATGTTCCTGCGCTGGCGGAGTGCGTTCAGACGCAGACACCCGTTCCTGAAGGTTACAAAATACTGATCGAGTCTATGGCTAGTGCTGCTTGA
- the LOC111796200 gene encoding L-ascorbate oxidase homolog → MGSGLFLFALLLCLSTASLWTVRAEDPYLFFTWKVTYGTISPLGVPQQGILINGEFPGPNINSTTNNNVVVNVFNHLDEPFLIHWSGIQHRKNCWQDGLPGTTCPIPVGTNFTYHFQVKDQIGSFFYYPSTAMHRAAGGFGGLRINSRLLIPVPYADPEDDYTVLIGDWYTKSHTALRQLLDSGRTLARPDGILINGKNAKGDGSDEPLFTMKPEKTYKYRICNVGLRTSLNFRIQNHPMKLVEMEGSHVVQNDYQSLDVHVGQCFSVLVTANQEPRDYYMVASTRFMKTIHMSKAVIRYTNGKGPASSDLPEAPMGWAWSLNQFRTFRWNLTASAARPNPQGSFRYGSINITRTIKLVNSFGNVDGKLRYAINGVSHVETETPLKLAEYFRVPEKVFKYDTITDEGLPEGSSTITVAPNVLNATYRNFVEIIFENHEKRLQSWHLNGYSFFAVAIEPGKWSPEKRTNYNLLDAVSRHTIQVFPKSWAAILLTFDNCGMWNLRSELTENRYLGQQLYVSVLSPALSLRDEYNIPDRTLLCGVVKGMPLPKPYTI, encoded by the exons ATGGGTTCTGGGTTGTTCTTGTTTGCCCTCCTGCTCTGCCTCTCCACTGCATCCCTCTGGACTGTCCGCGCCGAAGACCCTTACCTCTTCTTCACTTGGAAGGTCACCTACGGCACCATCTCTCCGCTTGGCGTCCCCCAGCAAGGCATCCTCATCAACGGCGAGTTCCCCGGCCCTAACATCAACTCCACCACCAACAACAACGTTGTCGTCAACGTCTTCAACCACCTCGACGAGCCCTTCCTCATTCATTGGAGCGGCATCCAACACAGGAAGAATTGCTGGCAAGACGGCCTTCCCGGGACCACCTGCCCCATCCCTGTTGGCACCAATTTCACCTACCATTTCCAAGTCAAGGATCAAATCGGCAGCTTCTTCTACTACCCTTCCACTGCCATGCACCGAGCCGCCGGTGGGTTCGGCGGCCTCCGCATCAACAGCCGTCTACTCATCCCCGTCCCTTATGCTGACCCTGAAGACGACTACACCGTCCTCATTGGCGATTGGTATACCAAGAGCCACACCGCTCTGAGGCAACTCTTGGACAGCGGCCGCACCCTGGCTAGACCCGACGGCATCCTCATCAACGGCAAGAACGCAAAGGGCGATGGCAGTGACGAGCCACTCTTCACCATGAAGCCCGAGAAGACCTACAAGTACAGAATTTGCAACGTGGGGCTTAGGACATCGCTTAACTTCAGAATCCAAAACCATCCCATGAAGCTTGTTGAGATGGAGGGCTCCCACGTGGTGCAAAACGATTACCAATCCCTCGACGTCCACGTGGGGCAATGCTTCTCTGTTTTGGTCACTGCCAATCAAGAGCCCAGAGACTATTACATGGTGGCATCCACTCGGTTCATGAAGACCATTCACATGAGCAAAGCCGTTATTCGATACACCAATGGCAAAGGTCCTGCTTCTTCTGATCTTCCAGAGGCACCCATGGGTTGGGCTTGGTCCCTCAATCAATTCCGCACCTTCCGATGGAACCTCACTGCCAGTGCTGCTAGGCCTAACCCCCAAGGCTCCTTCCGCTATGGTTCCATCAACATTACTCGCACCATCAAGCTCGTCAATTCCTTTGGCAACGTCGACGGTAAGCTACGATATGCCATCAACGGCGTCTCTCATGTCGAAACCGAAACTCCATTGAAGCTTGCGGAGTACTTCAGAGTCCCTGAGAAGGTGTTCAAGTACGACACGATTACCGACGAGGGATTACCAGAAGGTTCATCCACCATCACTGTGGCTCCTAATGTTCTGAATGCAACCTACCGCAACTTCGTAGAGATCATTTTTGAGAACCATGAGAAGAGGCTCCAATCGTGGCATTTGAATGGCTACTCCTTCTTTGCCGTAGC CATCGAGCCAGGGAAATGGTCTCCAGAGAAGCGAACCAACTACAATCTTCTTGATGCGGTGAGCAGGCACACCATCCAAGTATTCCCCAAGTCATGGGCGGCCATTCTTCTGACATTCGACAACTGTGGAATGTGGAACTTGAGGTCTGAGCTGACAGAAAACCGTTACTTGGGACAGCAACTGTATGTCAGTGTCCTGTCCCCAGCACTGTCGCTCCGAGATGAGTACAACATTCCAGACCGCACTTTGCTATGTGGAGTGGTGAAGGGCATGCCATTACCCAAACCATATACCATTTGA